One Aerococcus urinaeequi DNA segment encodes these proteins:
- a CDS encoding threonine/serine exporter family protein: MKVMDIILQLIGAYGVGLFAILTIEGPRKVLFWTPLINIAGWGSYLISIHLGGFSEIMATYFGSLVIALISQMYARIFREPVTVFFIPAFFLFVPGGGMYRTALAFIQGDTAQGFTELGGTLFTALAIALAVYTSDTFVQIINKQKFPKFIRKNYRVIPKVAKKTEKKIEKKMK; encoded by the coding sequence ATGAAGGTAATGGATATAATTTTACAATTAATAGGTGCTTATGGGGTAGGTTTATTCGCAATTTTAACGATTGAAGGACCACGAAAAGTTCTATTTTGGACACCACTTATTAATATTGCTGGTTGGGGTAGTTATCTGATAAGTATACATCTTGGTGGTTTTTCAGAAATAATGGCTACTTATTTTGGTTCCTTGGTTATTGCCTTAATTTCCCAGATGTATGCGCGTATTTTTCGAGAGCCAGTAACAGTTTTCTTTATTCCAGCCTTCTTCCTCTTTGTGCCAGGAGGTGGCATGTACCGGACGGCATTAGCCTTTATTCAAGGGGACACGGCCCAAGGCTTTACTGAACTAGGAGGTACGCTATTTACTGCCTTGGCTATTGCGCTTGCGGTTTATACATCTGATACTTTTGTGCAAATTATTAATAAACAAAAATTCCCAAAATTTATCCGGAAAAACTACCGTGTTATACCTAAAGTAGCGAAGAAAACCGAAAAGAAAATCGAGAAAAAGATGAAATAG
- a CDS encoding threonine/serine ThrE exporter family protein, producing MVDLNKKILETALLAGQIMTESNAESYRVEDTMNRILTTSNAAYAVAISLSTGLYMTLDDPSFEGSGFTGIKRITRRSNNLNKITQVNHISRELTSGNISIDEAYERLQVIRFQKPQYSKLQVSIGVVGLAAAFSFLFGGGINELIMATINGFILALLYRLVDKYYISEGFSNIIQALVVTVAAYLMQAYVLSNTDINIVIISTLMPMVPGTAITNSLRDIFHEDYIAGVSRATEAFLNALMIALGAALGLALIGGLY from the coding sequence ATGGTAGATTTAAATAAGAAAATTTTAGAAACTGCCCTGTTAGCTGGGCAAATTATGACAGAAAGTAATGCAGAATCATATCGTGTTGAAGATACGATGAACCGTATTTTAACAACGTCAAATGCAGCATATGCAGTAGCAATCTCTCTTTCAACAGGTCTCTATATGACCCTTGATGACCCATCTTTTGAAGGTTCTGGGTTTACTGGTATTAAGAGAATTACACGCCGTTCTAACAATCTAAATAAAATCACCCAGGTGAATCACATTTCACGTGAATTGACTTCGGGTAATATTTCAATTGATGAAGCTTATGAGCGGTTACAGGTTATTCGGTTCCAGAAGCCACAATATTCAAAATTACAAGTATCAATCGGGGTAGTTGGCTTAGCTGCAGCCTTCTCTTTCCTTTTTGGCGGGGGGATTAACGAGTTAATCATGGCTACAATTAATGGCTTTATTTTAGCCTTATTATACCGTCTAGTAGATAAATACTATATTAGTGAAGGTTTTTCAAATATTATTCAAGCACTTGTTGTAACAGTTGCTGCTTATTTAATGCAAGCCTACGTATTATCGAACACAGATATCAATATTGTAATTATTTCTACATTGATGCCAATGGTTCCAGGAACAGCGATTACCAACTCCTTACGTGATATTTTCCATGAAGACTACATTGCGGGCGTTTCTAGAGCAACAGAAGCCTTTTTGAACGCCTTAATGATTGCCTTAGGCGCAGCACTGGGTCTTGCCTTGATTGGAGGTTTATATTAA